In Streptomyces sp. NBC_01551, one DNA window encodes the following:
- a CDS encoding oxygenase MpaB family protein, giving the protein MSGQGDPLADAAVATMIRRGEVGDLNTLMRFFTTAGDKLPERLPAAAAEYFEATAMPPAWVDWDVMERARLFFIDNAAHINTGLSFSAMPVSYALPRLARLLSSTHSLAYPSRRMANTGQFVTYLMRTDAFAEGSKFIPAAQKVRLLHAAVRHHLREGGHWDVARDGLPICQEDMIGGFGLFSLLVLDAMHRLGVHMTEEGAEAYFYAWRVVAAMLGCDMSAAPETLTECRAYLDLYLRRGLGPSSEGVTLNAQLMRLYEDVVPGTLFDPMVPATIRYLVGDTISGWLEVPRSPWDAAARAVPVFLGLLETIEDSSPFGEWALDKAGSVLSGLELSALTRGRVMHHAIPAELKPEYGLKPPRTGRWVPPAPVH; this is encoded by the coding sequence CTGAGCGGCCAGGGGGACCCGCTCGCCGACGCGGCCGTGGCCACGATGATCCGCCGCGGCGAGGTGGGCGACCTCAACACCCTGATGCGGTTCTTCACCACCGCCGGGGACAAGCTCCCCGAGCGGCTCCCGGCGGCCGCGGCCGAGTACTTCGAGGCGACGGCGATGCCCCCGGCCTGGGTGGACTGGGACGTCATGGAGCGGGCCCGGCTGTTCTTCATCGACAACGCGGCCCACATCAACACCGGCCTGTCCTTCTCGGCGATGCCCGTGAGCTACGCCCTCCCCCGGCTCGCCCGGCTGCTCTCCTCGACGCACTCGCTCGCGTACCCGTCGCGGCGGATGGCCAACACGGGGCAGTTCGTCACGTACCTGATGCGGACCGACGCGTTCGCGGAGGGCAGCAAGTTCATCCCGGCCGCCCAGAAGGTTCGCCTTCTGCACGCCGCGGTCCGCCACCACCTGCGCGAGGGCGGCCACTGGGACGTGGCGCGGGACGGGCTGCCGATCTGCCAGGAGGACATGATCGGCGGGTTCGGCCTGTTCTCGCTGCTGGTCCTGGACGCCATGCACCGGCTCGGCGTACACATGACCGAGGAGGGCGCGGAGGCGTACTTCTACGCCTGGCGGGTCGTGGCCGCGATGCTGGGCTGCGACATGTCGGCGGCGCCCGAGACCCTCACCGAGTGCCGCGCATACCTCGACCTCTACCTGCGGCGCGGTCTCGGCCCCTCCTCCGAGGGCGTCACGCTGAACGCCCAGCTGATGCGGCTGTACGAGGACGTGGTGCCCGGCACCCTCTTCGACCCGATGGTCCCGGCGACCATCCGCTACCTCGTCGGCGACACCATCTCCGGCTGGCTGGAGGTCCCGCGCAGTCCCTGGGACGCGGCGGCCCGGGCCGTTCCCGTCTTCCTCGGACTGCTGGAGACCATCGAGGACAGCAGCCCGTTCGGGGAATGGGCGCTCGACAAGGCGGGCTCGGTCCTGTCGGGCCTCGAGCTGTCCGCCCTGACCCGGGGCAGGGTGATGCACCACGCGATCCCGGCGGAGCTGAAGCCCGAGTACGGCCTGAAGCCGCCGCGGACCGGCCGCTGGGTACCGCCGGCGCCGGTGCACTGA
- a CDS encoding TetR/AcrR family transcriptional regulator: MGRPKQFDPDAAVEQAMQVFWRKGYAASTPQDLVDALGIGKGSLYNAFGSKHALFELALRRYRDSQALALVELLEEPGPVKARLRRTLELLAEMDLADPDRRGCLAVNTAAELAGTDEVATGLVRRMFDRTEGAFRALIEEGQRSGEIAPGRDPAALGSMLLNTVVGLRLMARVAEGSGRLTRVIDATVDSL; encoded by the coding sequence ATGGGAAGGCCGAAGCAGTTCGATCCGGACGCCGCCGTCGAGCAGGCCATGCAGGTGTTCTGGCGCAAGGGGTACGCCGCCAGCACCCCGCAGGACCTGGTCGACGCGCTCGGCATCGGCAAGGGCAGCCTCTACAACGCCTTCGGCAGCAAGCACGCCCTGTTCGAGCTGGCGCTCCGGCGCTATCGCGACAGCCAGGCCCTCGCCCTGGTGGAGCTGCTCGAAGAGCCCGGCCCGGTCAAGGCCCGGCTGCGCAGGACGCTGGAGCTGCTCGCCGAGATGGACCTGGCCGACCCGGACCGTCGCGGCTGCCTGGCCGTGAACACCGCGGCCGAGCTCGCCGGAACCGACGAGGTGGCGACCGGGCTCGTACGGCGCATGTTCGATCGCACCGAGGGCGCCTTCCGCGCCCTGATCGAGGAGGGCCAGCGGTCCGGGGAGATCGCGCCCGGGCGCGACCCGGCCGCCCTGGGCAGCATGCTGCTGAACACGGTGGTGGGGCTGCGGCTCATGGCGCGCGTCGCCGAAGGGTCCGGCCGGCTCACCCGGGTGATCGACGCGACCGTCGACTCCCTCTGA
- a CDS encoding oxidoreductase: MNLNLTAKTAVVTGASRGIGLATVRTLIAEGVRVVGAARTLTPELKETGAHAVPADLSTAEGVTTLIDGALAELGGIDLLVNNVGGGDDVRPVGFLDTDDSQWTRTFDINLLSAVRTTRAALPSLIERRGAIVNVSSVNSRLPSAGPVAYSAAKAALAALGKSLAEEFGPRGVRVNTVSPGVVRTSLWEDPDGYGGKVAAAAGVEHAAFLRQIPQAFGITTGRVTEPGEVAALIAFLLSDVAGNITGADHVIDGGTVKTL; the protein is encoded by the coding sequence GTGAACCTCAACCTGACCGCCAAGACTGCCGTCGTCACCGGCGCGAGCCGCGGCATCGGCCTCGCCACCGTCCGGACCCTGATCGCCGAAGGCGTCCGCGTCGTGGGCGCCGCCCGCACCCTCACCCCCGAACTGAAGGAGACCGGCGCGCACGCGGTGCCGGCCGACCTGAGCACCGCCGAGGGCGTCACCACCCTCATCGACGGCGCCCTCGCCGAGCTCGGCGGCATCGATCTCCTGGTCAACAACGTCGGAGGCGGGGACGACGTCCGGCCCGTCGGCTTCCTCGACACCGACGACTCCCAGTGGACCCGGACCTTCGACATCAACCTGCTCAGCGCCGTCCGCACGACCCGGGCCGCCCTGCCCAGCCTGATCGAACGCCGCGGCGCGATCGTCAACGTCTCCTCCGTCAACTCCCGGCTCCCTTCCGCCGGCCCGGTGGCCTACAGCGCCGCCAAGGCGGCCCTGGCGGCGCTCGGCAAGTCCCTGGCCGAGGAGTTCGGCCCCCGGGGCGTGCGCGTCAACACCGTCTCCCCCGGAGTGGTCCGCACCTCCCTCTGGGAGGACCCCGACGGCTACGGCGGCAAGGTGGCGGCCGCGGCCGGTGTCGAGCACGCCGCCTTCCTCCGGCAGATCCCGCAGGCCTTCGGCATCACCACCGGGCGCGTCACGGAACCGGGGGAGGTCGCCGCCCTGATCGCCTTCCTCCTCTCCGACGTCGCCGGCAACATCACCGGCGCCGACCACGTCATCGACGGCGGCACGGTCAAGACACTCTGA
- a CDS encoding molybdopterin-dependent oxidoreductase, whose translation MVPEKAEPRQSRRRVLGAVSGVVAACAGLAVAELAAVVVRPEAAPLTAVGGAVVDRTPAALKEWAIRQFGTADKLVLTLGIVAVLAVVAALAGLIAVRHLPAGIALAGSFGLIGAAAALSRPEASWNDALPSLVGALASAGVLYLLVTAVNRPRLAGAPPGGTWAMDRRGFGRMVLAVLAVSAGAGYAGRRLGAYGSAGATTSRADLVLPRPAVPAPPVPAGAELRVPGISPFVTPNRDFYRVDTALVVPRVDADGWRLTLHGEGVTRPLTLDLRELLARPLVEHDITLTCVSNEVGGPYAGNARWLGVRLADLLREAGVRPPSQGGPADQLVARSVDGMTLGTPVETVMDGREALLAVGMNGEPLPFAHGFPVRMVVPGLYGYVSACKWLTELRLTTFAAYDAYWVRRSWAARGPVKTQSRIDTPRPLAEPTEGRVAVAGVAWAQHRGIAGVEVRVDGGPWQEARLAAADGVDTWRQWVWQWAATPGTHTLEVRATDGAGAVQTGERAGTVPDGATGWHSVVVRVRAHTGLTGAARGSGRS comes from the coding sequence ATGGTCCCCGAGAAAGCAGAGCCGAGGCAGTCGCGTCGGCGTGTGCTCGGCGCCGTCAGCGGGGTGGTCGCCGCGTGTGCCGGGCTGGCGGTGGCGGAGCTGGCGGCCGTCGTCGTGCGGCCCGAGGCCGCGCCGCTCACGGCTGTCGGCGGGGCGGTGGTCGACCGTACGCCGGCCGCCCTCAAGGAGTGGGCGATCCGCCAGTTCGGGACCGCCGACAAGCTGGTGCTGACCCTCGGCATCGTCGCCGTCCTCGCCGTGGTGGCCGCACTGGCCGGGCTGATCGCCGTACGGCACCTGCCCGCCGGGATCGCCCTCGCCGGGTCCTTCGGGCTGATCGGGGCGGCGGCCGCGCTCAGTCGCCCCGAGGCCTCGTGGAACGACGCGCTGCCCTCGCTGGTCGGCGCTCTGGCCTCGGCCGGGGTGCTGTACCTGCTGGTCACGGCGGTGAACCGGCCCCGGCTGGCGGGCGCGCCGCCCGGCGGGACCTGGGCGATGGACCGGCGCGGCTTCGGGCGGATGGTGCTCGCGGTGCTCGCGGTCTCGGCGGGCGCCGGATACGCCGGGCGGCGCCTGGGCGCCTACGGCTCGGCGGGGGCCACCACCTCGCGGGCCGACCTCGTCCTGCCCCGGCCGGCCGTGCCGGCGCCGCCCGTACCGGCGGGGGCGGAGCTGCGGGTGCCCGGGATCTCGCCGTTCGTCACCCCGAACCGGGACTTCTACCGGGTGGACACCGCCCTGGTCGTCCCGCGCGTGGACGCGGACGGCTGGCGGCTGACCCTCCACGGCGAGGGCGTCACCCGCCCCCTCACCCTCGACCTGCGGGAGCTCCTCGCCCGCCCGCTCGTCGAGCACGACATCACCTTGACCTGCGTGTCCAACGAGGTCGGCGGCCCGTACGCGGGCAACGCCCGCTGGCTCGGGGTCCGCCTCGCCGACCTGCTCCGCGAGGCGGGCGTCCGGCCGCCGTCACAGGGTGGCCCGGCCGACCAGCTGGTGGCGCGCTCGGTGGACGGCATGACCCTCGGCACACCCGTCGAGACGGTCATGGACGGCCGGGAGGCGCTGCTGGCCGTCGGGATGAACGGCGAGCCGCTGCCCTTCGCCCACGGCTTCCCCGTACGGATGGTCGTACCGGGCCTGTACGGGTACGTCTCCGCCTGCAAGTGGCTGACCGAGCTGCGGCTGACCACCTTCGCGGCGTACGACGCGTACTGGGTCCGGCGTTCCTGGGCGGCGCGGGGGCCGGTCAAGACCCAGTCGCGGATCGACACCCCGCGCCCGTTGGCCGAACCGACCGAGGGCCGGGTCGCGGTGGCCGGGGTGGCATGGGCGCAGCACCGGGGCATCGCCGGGGTGGAGGTTCGGGTGGACGGCGGGCCGTGGCAGGAGGCCCGGCTGGCGGCCGCCGACGGGGTCGACACCTGGCGCCAGTGGGTGTGGCAGTGGGCGGCCACCCCGGGTACGCACACCCTGGAGGTCCGCGCCACGGACGGCGCCGGCGCCGTCCAGACGGGCGAGCGCGCCGGGACCGTCCCGGACGGGGCGACGGGCTGGCACTCCGTGGTGGTGCGGGTCCGCGCCCACACCGGGCTCACGGGCGCGGCGCGAGGATCAGGTCGGTCTTGA
- a CDS encoding esterase family protein has translation MELTSTSFLVTLIVVTALAMLALLLLWNRIPGPGWVRWPARVLMIALCQLTAICAVATSINGSYGLYASWDDLLDTDTGRNASVTGPPLGRARFTQGGDGTQSTYFRGSHSKLAGQVIVWTPPEYEAPGAEKTRFPVLMLLHGYPGSPRTWIDLGNMPGSLEQLVRTGGAHPFIVVIPELYPGGKNTDCANVGRHRVADWLGQDVPDLVARNFRTLRRPEGWGLLGVSTGGFCAAELPLRFPKVFRAGAALDPDPLAGDPAVLSDPAVRERNSPLWLLTHTKNADTGLFLATSAQDKDSPPAQLAVFAKAAEGTGVRVRTLVRPQGGHNFQTWSGMYPEALGWLSTELPPPGSGRPGGPADAVDRE, from the coding sequence GTGGAGCTGACCAGTACGTCGTTCCTCGTCACGCTCATCGTCGTCACCGCCCTCGCGATGCTCGCCCTGCTGCTGCTGTGGAACCGGATCCCGGGACCCGGGTGGGTGCGCTGGCCGGCGCGGGTGCTGATGATCGCGCTGTGCCAGCTCACCGCCATCTGTGCCGTCGCCACCTCGATCAACGGCAGCTACGGCTTGTACGCCTCCTGGGACGACCTGCTGGACACCGACACCGGGCGGAACGCCTCGGTGACCGGTCCGCCGCTGGGGCGGGCCCGGTTCACGCAGGGCGGCGACGGCACCCAGAGCACCTACTTCCGCGGCTCCCACTCGAAGCTCGCCGGGCAGGTGATCGTCTGGACTCCCCCGGAGTACGAGGCCCCGGGAGCGGAGAAGACCCGGTTCCCGGTGCTGATGCTGCTGCACGGGTACCCGGGCTCGCCCCGGACCTGGATCGACCTGGGCAACATGCCGGGGTCCCTGGAGCAGCTGGTGCGCACGGGCGGTGCCCACCCGTTCATCGTGGTGATCCCGGAGCTCTATCCCGGCGGGAAGAACACCGACTGCGCGAACGTCGGGCGGCACCGGGTGGCCGACTGGCTCGGCCAGGACGTGCCGGACCTGGTCGCCCGGAACTTCCGTACCCTGCGCCGGCCAGAGGGCTGGGGGCTGCTGGGCGTGTCCACCGGGGGGTTCTGCGCGGCCGAGCTGCCGCTCCGGTTCCCGAAGGTGTTCCGCGCGGGCGCGGCCCTGGACCCCGACCCGCTGGCCGGGGACCCGGCGGTGCTGTCCGACCCGGCGGTGCGGGAGCGCAACAGCCCGCTGTGGCTGCTGACGCACACGAAGAACGCCGACACCGGCCTGTTCCTGGCCACCTCCGCGCAGGACAAGGACAGCCCGCCGGCCCAGCTGGCCGTGTTCGCCAAGGCCGCCGAGGGTACCGGCGTGCGCGTCAGGACCCTCGTCCGGCCCCAGGGCGGCCACAACTTCCAGACCTGGAGCGGGATGTACCCGGAGGCGCTGGGCTGGCTGAGTACGGAGCTCCCCCCGCCGGGCTCCGGCCGCCCGGGCGGTCCGGCCGACGCGGTGGACCGGGAGTGA
- a CDS encoding cytochrome P450: MNADAHANADTSAPAHVIDPAGGCPHALNARLRARGAVAEVVLPGGVPGAVVLGHDALREFLGHPDVAKDARHFPALHDGTIAPDWPLRVFANAQGMHTADDADHRRLRSLVGNAFTVRQVERLRPRVEELTAGLLDGLARAAAQAPDGVADLRTHFALPLPMSVICELLGVDPEHRDRLHHLSNTVIIATDTTPAEAMAAVRELVELMGTIAAARRESPGDDLTSALIAAREGDGDRLTEAELIGTMRLMLVAGHETTLNLISNAVRALCTHRDQLALVREGKASWSDVVDETLRFDGPVSWFPFRYPTRDLAVGGTVIRQGTPVLAGYTAAGRDAAFHGPDADRFDLTRPTAARNLSFGHGAHYCVGAPLARLEATIALERLFTRFPDLDLAVPEPELPHQRSFIGNSVQALPVRLDRN, translated from the coding sequence TTGAACGCCGATGCCCACGCCAACGCCGATACCTCCGCCCCCGCACACGTCATCGACCCCGCGGGCGGCTGCCCGCACGCGCTGAACGCCCGGCTGCGCGCCCGGGGCGCCGTGGCCGAGGTCGTGCTCCCCGGCGGTGTGCCCGGTGCGGTCGTGCTCGGACACGACGCGCTGAGGGAGTTCCTCGGCCACCCCGACGTGGCCAAGGACGCCCGGCACTTCCCGGCCCTGCACGACGGCACCATCGCCCCCGACTGGCCGCTGCGGGTGTTCGCCAACGCCCAGGGCATGCACACCGCCGATGACGCCGATCACCGCCGGCTGCGCTCGCTCGTCGGCAACGCCTTCACCGTCCGCCAGGTGGAGCGGCTGCGCCCGCGCGTCGAGGAGCTGACCGCCGGGCTGCTGGACGGCCTGGCCCGGGCCGCGGCGCAAGCCCCCGACGGGGTCGCCGACCTGCGCACGCACTTCGCCCTCCCGCTCCCGATGAGCGTGATCTGCGAGCTCCTCGGGGTCGACCCGGAGCACCGGGACCGGCTGCACCACCTGTCCAACACCGTGATCATCGCCACCGACACCACCCCCGCCGAGGCGATGGCCGCCGTACGGGAACTCGTCGAGCTGATGGGCACCATCGCGGCCGCCCGCCGCGAAAGCCCCGGCGATGACCTCACCAGCGCCCTGATCGCCGCCCGCGAGGGCGACGGCGACCGCCTCACCGAGGCCGAACTCATCGGCACCATGCGTCTGATGCTCGTCGCGGGCCACGAAACCACCCTCAACCTCATCAGCAACGCCGTCCGCGCGCTCTGCACCCACCGCGACCAGCTGGCGCTCGTCCGGGAGGGCAAGGCCAGCTGGTCGGACGTGGTCGACGAGACCCTGCGCTTCGACGGCCCCGTCAGCTGGTTCCCGTTCCGCTACCCCACCCGCGACCTGGCCGTCGGCGGGACCGTGATCCGGCAGGGCACCCCGGTCCTCGCCGGGTACACCGCCGCCGGCAGGGACGCGGCCTTCCACGGCCCCGACGCCGACCGCTTCGACCTCACCCGCCCCACCGCCGCCCGCAACCTCTCCTTCGGCCACGGCGCGCACTACTGCGTCGGGGCCCCGCTCGCCCGGCTGGAGGCCACCATCGCCCTGGAGCGGCTGTTCACCCGCTTCCCCGACCTCGACCTCGCCGTCCCCGAGCCCGAACTCCCGCACCAGCGCAGCTTCATCGGCAACAGCGTCCAGGCCCTTCCGGTACGCCTGGACCGGAACTGA
- a CDS encoding Ig domain-containing protein, which yields MSRLLTPPRAAALATAALATALSATVWMADASASAGPGAVPAAATALAPEKKCTLPGGLAELSGLAMSRTHPGVFYAVNDSGNTNQVFAIDCNGASGRLAATYTVSGVGNTDWEGLAIGKDASGRPAILVGDIGDNFSGRAEITVHSFTEPDQLANATVTPVTYRFSYADGRHDAESLLADPVTGQLYVASKLIGAAGQLYKAPLPPVTGQVNTLTAVRPGPVFATDGAFSPSGASYALRSGGPLGANTASVYDAAGTKLADVALPAQSQGETVTYYDCASLLVGSENDTQIWRVPLPPEATPGCGTTPTPTPTPTPTPTPTPTPTPTPTPTPGDLKLANPGPQTCKFNQSCTIQLTATGGKPALRYAATGLPWNMTVDAATGRITGKPWATGTVQIVATATDTTGSTVSAAFPLAVGWF from the coding sequence ATGTCACGACTCCTCACACCCCCGAGAGCCGCCGCCCTGGCGACCGCGGCCCTCGCCACCGCCCTGTCGGCCACCGTCTGGATGGCCGACGCGAGCGCGTCCGCCGGTCCGGGCGCGGTCCCGGCGGCGGCCACCGCCCTGGCCCCGGAGAAGAAGTGCACGCTGCCCGGCGGCCTCGCCGAGCTCAGCGGCCTCGCCATGAGCCGCACACACCCCGGTGTCTTCTACGCCGTCAACGACAGCGGGAACACCAACCAGGTCTTCGCCATCGACTGCAACGGGGCGAGCGGCCGGCTCGCCGCCACCTACACCGTCTCCGGTGTCGGCAACACCGACTGGGAGGGGCTCGCGATCGGCAAGGACGCGTCCGGCCGCCCGGCGATCCTGGTGGGCGACATCGGGGACAACTTCAGCGGCCGCGCCGAGATCACCGTCCACTCCTTCACCGAGCCCGACCAGCTGGCCAACGCGACGGTGACGCCCGTGACGTACCGCTTCTCCTACGCGGACGGCAGGCACGACGCCGAGTCCCTGCTCGCCGACCCCGTCACCGGGCAGCTCTACGTCGCCAGCAAGCTGATCGGCGCCGCCGGGCAGCTCTACAAGGCCCCGCTGCCCCCGGTGACGGGGCAGGTCAACACCCTCACCGCCGTGCGGCCGGGCCCGGTCTTCGCCACCGACGGGGCGTTCTCGCCGTCGGGCGCCTCCTACGCCCTGCGCAGCGGCGGCCCGCTGGGCGCGAACACCGCCTCCGTGTACGACGCGGCGGGCACCAAGCTGGCGGACGTAGCCCTGCCGGCGCAGTCCCAGGGCGAGACGGTGACGTACTACGACTGCGCGAGCCTGCTCGTCGGATCGGAGAACGACACCCAGATCTGGCGCGTCCCGCTGCCGCCGGAAGCCACCCCGGGCTGCGGGACGACGCCGACGCCCACACCCACCCCGACACCCACCCCGACCCCCACACCCACACCCACGCCCACCCCGACCCCGACGCCCGGTGACCTGAAGCTCGCCAACCCCGGCCCGCAGACCTGCAAGTTCAACCAGTCCTGCACCATCCAGCTCACCGCAACCGGAGGCAAACCCGCCCTCCGCTACGCCGCCACCGGCCTCCCCTGGAACATGACCGTCGACGCGGCCACCGGCCGCATCACCGGCAAACCCTGGGCCACCGGCACCGTCCAGATCGTCGCCACCGCCACCGACACCACCGGGAGCACCGTCAGCGCCGCCTTCCCCCTCGCCGTCGGCTGGTTCTGA
- a CDS encoding LysR family transcriptional regulator: MTPTLAQLRYLVAVADCRSITGAAASVFVAQSALSRAVQAMERDLGVELLARRGRGVDLTPEGARVVRLARTVLDAVEAIDDIGTAHGKGARVPLTLVTTPTLALDLAADLIPGFTDRHPGVDVRLQQRDSREDLVQELLDGRVELALVDLPVDKELSTHHIQEREVVLISPIGSRLPDPVPFRLLDGLPMVLPTPGAGRRTEMEAMFSCLGVRPVPSLEVDERLAWVTGVTDGRGSLIWYRDVALRAFGHRAEVRSFDPPLLRPVGIAHARRPLSRAARAFIASARHKAPVREPAR, encoded by the coding sequence ATGACCCCCACACTCGCGCAGCTTCGTTATCTCGTCGCCGTCGCGGACTGCCGTTCCATCACCGGAGCGGCCGCCTCGGTCTTCGTGGCCCAGTCCGCCCTGTCCCGGGCCGTCCAGGCCATGGAGCGGGACCTCGGAGTCGAGCTCCTGGCCCGCCGGGGCAGGGGAGTCGACCTGACCCCCGAAGGGGCCCGGGTGGTGCGCCTGGCCCGGACCGTGCTCGACGCGGTGGAGGCGATCGACGACATCGGGACGGCGCACGGCAAGGGCGCCCGGGTCCCGCTCACGCTCGTCACCACGCCGACGCTGGCCCTCGATCTGGCCGCCGACCTGATCCCCGGCTTCACCGACCGGCACCCCGGGGTGGACGTCCGGCTCCAGCAGCGCGACAGCAGGGAGGACCTGGTGCAGGAACTCCTCGACGGACGCGTAGAGCTGGCCCTGGTCGACCTGCCCGTCGACAAGGAGCTCTCCACGCACCACATCCAGGAGCGCGAGGTCGTCCTGATCTCGCCCATCGGCTCCCGGCTGCCCGACCCGGTGCCGTTCCGGCTGCTCGACGGGCTCCCCATGGTGCTCCCGACCCCGGGCGCCGGGCGCCGCACCGAGATGGAGGCCATGTTCAGCTGCCTCGGCGTCCGGCCCGTACCCTCCCTGGAGGTCGACGAACGGCTCGCCTGGGTGACGGGGGTGACCGACGGGCGCGGCTCGCTCATCTGGTACCGGGACGTGGCGCTGCGGGCCTTCGGGCACCGGGCGGAGGTCCGCTCCTTCGACCCGCCCCTGCTGCGCCCGGTGGGGATCGCGCACGCCCGGCGGCCGCTGAGCCGCGCCGCGCGGGCGTTCATCGCCAGCGCCCGGCACAAGGCGCCGGTGCGGGAGCCGGCCCGGTGA